The DNA sequence TCTCGAGCTTTGTTAGACATAACAAAGGTTTGAGAATAGCTAAGACGATTAACGCGATCGGATAATAAATTCATTTTGGACTAATTAATTTTTATTGTTTTTCAAAACTCAAAAATACAGTATTTTTTTAGATTAAAATAGTTTTATAAGATAAAAATATGAAGAGTATTCAGTTCAAAATCAGTAAATATAAACTCTTTTTATAGAATACATTTTTTGTGTATTTTTGTAATCTTATTTTATATTCTGTAATTTGAGAAGAAAAAAAAATATACTAATTCCCAATTTAGAGCTTACTACTGCCGGAGCTAAAGGGGTTGCGATAGGAAAAACTGAAGAAGGAAAAACAGTATTAGTAGGATATGCCGTACCGGGGGATGTAGTTAATGCCCAGGTAATTAAGTCTAAAAAAAATTATTACGAAGCTAAAGTTTTAGATTTTATTAAATATTCTTCTGATCGAGTGGATCCCGAATGTATGCATTTTGGAATATGCGGAGGTTGTAAATGGCAAAATCTTTCTTATGAAAAACAATTAGAATATAAAGAGAAAGAGGTTTACAATAATATAAAAAGAATTGGAAAAATTGATAATTTTCAAGAATTAACCATTGTCCCTTCAACGGATAAGTATTTCTACAGAAATAAAATGGAATTTTCCTTTTCTAATGCTCGATGGTTGACATCTGAGGAAATACAATCCGATATAGATATTGAAGATAAAAATGCGTTGGGTTTTCACATACCTCAACAATGGAATAAAGTATTAGACATTAAAGAATGTTTTTTACAACAAGAACCTTCAAATAAAATCAGAAATTCAATTAAAGAGTTTGCTTTAAAGCATAAGATGGAATTTTATGATTTTAAAGAACAAAGCGGATTTCTTAGAACATTAATGATTCGTTCTAATTCTAAAAATGATCTAATGGTTTTGTTACAGTTTTTTAGAGAGGAT is a window from the Apibacter sp. B3706 genome containing:
- the rlmD gene encoding 23S rRNA (uracil(1939)-C(5))-methyltransferase RlmD encodes the protein MRRKKNILIPNLELTTAGAKGVAIGKTEEGKTVLVGYAVPGDVVNAQVIKSKKNYYEAKVLDFIKYSSDRVDPECMHFGICGGCKWQNLSYEKQLEYKEKEVYNNIKRIGKIDNFQELTIVPSTDKYFYRNKMEFSFSNARWLTSEEIQSDIDIEDKNALGFHIPQQWNKVLDIKECFLQQEPSNKIRNSIKEFALKHKMEFYDFKEQSGFLRTLMIRSNSKNDLMVLLQFFREDEQNIGKILNYIREEFPEVKTILYAINSKGNDSLYDLDVKIFHGNGFLTEEIEGLKFKIGPKSFFQTNYKQAVKLYEIARDFADLKGDEVVYDLYTGTGTIAQFISRKAKTVVGVEAVPEAIKAAKENAEYNNIKNCRFYCGDMKDIFTEEFIHENGHPDIIVTDPPREGMHKNVVDTILRIAPQKIVYVSCNSATQARDLELMKEKYEVVKVQAVDMFPQTYHVESVALLKLK